The following coding sequences are from one Anguilla rostrata isolate EN2019 chromosome 16, ASM1855537v3, whole genome shotgun sequence window:
- the rgma gene encoding repulsive guidance molecule A, with translation MLPQRERREVRSRAGWMVMGKGAGLSALEVGKILTIFLYLFPAVSLQCKILKCNSEFWASTSTSGPEELFCTALRAYNTCVRRTARTCRGDLAYHSAQHGIEDLMSQHNCSREGPTSQPHPRPRTPPPPRPDSQERSDGPEVCHYERAFARHSAPPNYTHCGFFGDPHLRTFSDDFQTCKVEGAWPLIHNKYLSVQVTNTPVLPGSSATATSKLTIIFKNSPECVDQKMYHAETDELPAAFADGSRNGGERHGGNALRVVEKVPGQHVEIQARYIGTTIVVRQVGRYLTFAVRMPEEVATAAEDGDDQDLYLCLHGCPLNQRISFRDPRGQGAGTPPHGFTYQSAMAKCRERLPVEDLYFQSCVFDLLSSGDVNFTLAAYYAFEDAKMLHSNKDRYHIFARSTNAGSSAQRGSSVPTLALLLLLALLPWVPCSGIHL, from the exons ATGCTGCCGCAAAG ggagaggagagaagtgcGATCCCGTGCTGGATGGATGGTTATGGGGAAAGGAGCAGGACTTTCGGCGCTAGAAGTCGGCAAGATCCTCACAATATTTCTTTACCTCTTCCCTGCAG TGAGCCTGCAGTGCAAGATCCTGAAGTGTAACTCGGAGTTCTGGGCGTCGACCTCCACCTCTGGCCCGGAGGAGCTGTTCTGCACCGCCCTGCGCGCCTACAACACCTGCGTCCGCCGCACTGCCCGAACGTGCCGGGGGGACCTGGCGTACCACTCCGCCCAGCACGGCATCGAGGACCTGATGAGCCAGCACAACTGCTCCCGTGAGGGCCCCAcctcccagccccacccccggccccgaaccccgcccccaccacgcCCCGACAGCCAGGAGCGTTCGGACGGCCCCGAGGTCTGCCACTACGAGCGCGCCTTCGCTCGACACTCCGCGCCCCCCAACTACACCCACTGCGGCTTTTTCGGGGACCCCCACCTCCGCACCTTCAGCGACGACTTCCAGACCTGCAAggtggagggggcgtggcctctcaTCCACAACAAGTACCTGTCCGTGCAGGTGACCAACACACCTGTCCTACCAGGGTCCTCTGCCACAGCTACCAGCAAG TTGACCATCATCTTTAAGAACTCGCCGGAGTGCGTGGACCAGAAGATGTATCACGCCGAGACGGACGAGCTGCCGGCGGCCTTCGCGGACGGCTCGCGGAACGGGGGCGAGCGCCACGGCGGCAACGCGCTGCGCGTGGTGGAGAAGGTCCCGGGCCAGCACGTGGAGATCCAGGCCCGCTACATCGGCACCACCATCGTGGTGCGGCAGGTGGGCCGCTACCTGACCTTCGCCGTGCGCATGCCCGAGGAGGTGGCGACGGCCGCCGAGGACGGCGACGACCAGGACCTGTACCTGTGCCTGCACGGCTGCCCGCTCAACCAGCGCATCAGCTTCCGGGACCCCaggggccagggggcggggacCCCGCCCCACGGGTTCACCTACCAGTCGGCCATGGCCAAGTGCAGAGAGCGCCTCCCCGTGGAGGACCTGTACTTCCAGTCCTGCGTCTTCGACCTGCTCTCGTCCGGCGACGTAAACTTCACCCTGGCCGCCTACTACGCCTTCGAGGACGCTAAGATGCTCCACTCCAACAAAGACAGGTACCACATCTTCGCCAGGTCCACGAACGCGGGCAGCTCCGCCCAGCGGGGATCCTCCGTCCCCACATTGGCCCTTCTGCTCCTCCTGGCTCTGTTGCCGTGGGTACCGTGCTCTGGCATCCACCTGTAA